The following are encoded in a window of Cycloclasticus pugetii PS-1 genomic DNA:
- the flgA gene encoding flagellar basal body P-ring formation chaperone FlgA has product MKSLLTLITLLLLFSPLLFATEQPFEDHQNILDNAHTYLTDRLAKQHLEHNITVQNIDSRLKLKKCSSEIDISLTQAPVKPGKNTLKIECISQTPWRIFMTAQVQLFSHALVFNQPFNKGHLLKESDITLKKIELTGHRSAYLSESKHAINHVLKRRVRRGDLVSVNILSTPTLIKKGDNITIIAKNKGFQISMKGIALMAGGKNDKIKVKNIKTKKIIQGIISDSQTVRVSI; this is encoded by the coding sequence ATGAAATCATTGTTAACACTAATCACTTTATTACTGCTGTTTTCTCCGCTGCTCTTTGCAACAGAGCAACCGTTTGAAGATCATCAAAATATTCTGGACAATGCACATACCTATTTAACCGACAGACTGGCTAAGCAACATTTAGAACACAATATTACCGTTCAAAACATAGACTCACGGCTCAAACTCAAAAAATGTTCTTCAGAGATTGACATAAGCCTCACCCAAGCGCCTGTAAAACCAGGAAAAAATACATTAAAAATTGAATGCATATCGCAGACTCCTTGGCGAATATTTATGACGGCACAGGTTCAACTTTTCAGCCATGCTTTGGTTTTTAACCAGCCGTTCAACAAAGGGCACCTTCTTAAAGAATCTGACATTACATTAAAAAAAATTGAACTGACAGGACATCGATCCGCTTACTTATCAGAGTCTAAACATGCGATAAATCATGTCTTAAAAAGGCGAGTTCGCCGAGGCGATCTTGTCAGTGTCAATATTTTGTCAACCCCAACCCTTATTAAAAAAGGTGACAACATCACAATCATTGCAAAAAACAAAGGCTTCCAAATCAGCATGAAAGGCATTGCATTGATGGCCGGAGGCAAAAATGACAAAATCAAAGTGAAAAACATTAAAACCAAAAAAATCATCCAAGGAATTATTTCTGATTCGCAAACTGTTAGAGTAAGCATATGA
- the flgM gene encoding flagellar biosynthesis anti-sigma factor FlgM, with product MSINIKKTGHKSAQSPVNKANNTKKNTKSSAKNATKTADSDSIDLTENASKLQQIEQSLQDIPVIDTGRIEAISQSIEEGQYNIDNEKIADRIIKSETALHLKKKSS from the coding sequence ATGTCTATTAATATCAAAAAAACCGGCCATAAATCAGCTCAGAGCCCTGTTAACAAAGCAAATAACACCAAGAAAAACACCAAAAGTAGCGCCAAAAACGCTACTAAAACAGCTGATAGTGATAGTATTGATTTAACTGAAAACGCATCCAAACTCCAACAAATTGAACAGTCTCTTCAAGACATTCCTGTTATTGATACCGGTCGTATAGAGGCCATTAGCCAATCCATTGAAGAGGGTCAGTACAACATCGATAATGAAAAAATAGCTGATCGAATTATTAAAAGTGAAACAGCGCTTCACCTTAAAAAGAAATCATCATGA
- a CDS encoding flagella synthesis protein FlgN, with translation MTKKSSDQLIELIQQLEHISGQLNSTLKKEQAVLKLKDSQQLLELSDEKKALVTHLENHTKTTHIFLRNMNINKGLYGFSDALSSLAPGGIKTLLEKAWSNIQALAEDNKELNQINGSIIELNRRHTQRSLDVLRGQASTTTSTYGADGHAANSKVSRNISIA, from the coding sequence ATGACAAAAAAATCATCGGATCAACTTATTGAACTAATACAACAGCTTGAGCACATCTCAGGTCAATTAAACAGCACCTTAAAAAAAGAACAAGCCGTTTTGAAGCTGAAAGACAGTCAGCAATTATTGGAACTTTCTGACGAAAAAAAAGCCTTAGTTACCCACCTAGAAAACCACACCAAAACCACGCATATTTTTTTAAGAAACATGAATATCAACAAAGGTCTTTACGGTTTTTCAGATGCCCTTTCCAGCTTAGCGCCTGGAGGTATCAAGACATTACTAGAAAAAGCCTGGTCCAACATTCAAGCTTTAGCGGAAGACAATAAAGAACTGAATCAAATAAACGGCTCCATTATTGAGCTTAATCGTCGACACACCCAACGCTCACTGGATGTTTTACGTGGACAAGCGAGCACAACCACTTCTACATACGGGGCAGACGGGCATGCCGCTAACAGTAAAGTATCAAGAAACATCTCCATTGCTTAA
- a CDS encoding flagellar brake protein — MNFISSLKSLLRSEEEEQTPNPNPNFIVRPSRIKHMLQILMESHVQVSLVFDNQLECTSRLLDVSTNELILDQLNNRTAHLKMLPGTVIQVNAKHHAVPFNFSSTITGTLHDGSYLMAMPEKIYHPQKRSFFRVPIENIEKYKFTAAIQFSENLISGYVYDVSFGGICIAVYSNSYVKKGSILTPASMTLKDGSTIQLDLTVCSVKKSPLEGFTRVGCEFLNLASQEKREIHKFITACERERAKK; from the coding sequence GTGAACTTTATATCCAGTCTAAAGTCATTATTGCGCTCAGAAGAAGAGGAACAAACACCCAACCCTAACCCAAATTTTATCGTTCGGCCCTCTCGCATTAAACACATGTTGCAAATTCTAATGGAATCGCATGTACAAGTTTCGCTGGTATTCGATAATCAATTAGAGTGCACCAGTAGATTACTTGACGTATCAACAAACGAATTAATACTCGATCAATTAAATAACCGAACCGCTCATCTTAAAATGCTACCCGGCACGGTTATACAAGTTAACGCCAAGCATCACGCCGTTCCTTTTAATTTTAGCTCAACTATTACCGGCACATTGCACGATGGCAGCTACCTGATGGCGATGCCCGAAAAAATATATCACCCCCAAAAAAGATCCTTCTTCAGAGTACCCATTGAGAATATCGAAAAGTATAAATTTACCGCTGCCATTCAGTTTTCTGAAAACCTTATTTCAGGCTATGTTTACGATGTTAGCTTCGGCGGTATTTGCATTGCGGTTTATTCAAACTCTTATGTGAAAAAAGGCTCTATTCTAACGCCTGCCAGCATGACCCTTAAAGACGGTAGTACTATTCAGTTAGATTTAACCGTTTGCTCTGTAAAAAAGTCTCCGTTAGAAGGCTTTACACGCGTCGGCTGCGAATTCCTTAACTTGGCCAGCCAAGAAAAAAGAGAGATCCATAAATTTATTACAGCATGTGAACGCGAACGCGCAAAAAAATAG
- a CDS encoding 2-oxoglutarate dehydrogenase E1 component has protein sequence MNNLMQLFKSTSALNGANANFVEDLYEQYLNDPESVDEQWREKFHSIRSNAETVDIPHSSIKKHFSNLAKAPTGVRVIQGGLSSEQLAKQAAVSRLMNSYRINGHKQANVNPLTPPKSQLIAELDIAFHGLSELDLNTQFDTGTLHNTPEQLALKDILPILKETYCNSIGVEYMHISDTEMRSWVRRRMEGPRARLNLEADQKKWLLKLLTAAEGIENHLHRTYVGQKRFSLEGGESLIPMLDEMLQRLGEHGVKETVIGMAHRGRLNVLVNIFGKKPSILFEEFEGKRSASPAKDGSGDVKYHMGFSSDINTPGGEMHLALAFNPSHLEIINPVIEGSVRARQDRRGETGEDEVVAIQIHGDSAFSGQGVIMETLQMSRTRAYGTGGTIHIVINNQIGFTTSNPADTRSTLYATDVAKMLETPILHVNADDPEAVLFAAQLAVDFRHEFRQDIVLDMVCYRRRGHNEADEPAVTQPLMYKTIRELPTTRKIYADRVVNEGSLSADVPKNLESEYRSSLEKGEIVSRPILEHKVNPFVAKWNAFLSSKWDDPCDTTVPAKEFHEISDLMLTLPPEFSLQNRVEKVLESRKKMSVGALPIDWGYAENMAYGTLLSKGRNIRMTGQDVGRGTFFHRHAVLHNTQNGETYTSLRHMFLEQGRFSLYDSFLSEEAVLGFEYGYSTTEPDDLVIWEAQFGDFANGAQVLMDQFISSGETKWGRICGLVMLLPHGYEGQGPEHSSARLERYLQLCAEHNMQVCVPSTPAQIFHLLRRQTLSYFRKPLIIMSPKSLLRHKLATSTLEELTEGKFHPLIQEVDDIDPNKVTRLIVCSGKVYYDLLEQRRSDGLENVAIFRAEQLYPFPIDELHESFEQYPQLKQLVWCQEEPKNQGAWYQIRHRFFDLLSEKLELKYAGRPMSASPAVGQFSLHVEQQQKLIHTALY, from the coding sequence ATGAACAATTTAATGCAGTTATTTAAAAGCACTTCCGCCCTAAATGGTGCTAATGCAAACTTTGTTGAAGACCTATATGAGCAATACCTCAATGACCCAGAATCAGTTGATGAGCAATGGCGAGAAAAGTTTCATTCCATACGATCGAATGCTGAAACAGTTGATATCCCCCATTCATCTATTAAAAAACACTTTTCTAACCTCGCCAAGGCTCCCACCGGAGTTCGTGTCATTCAAGGCGGCCTTTCTTCAGAGCAATTAGCCAAACAAGCTGCTGTTTCAAGACTGATGAATTCATATCGAATTAATGGTCATAAACAAGCTAATGTAAACCCACTAACACCACCAAAATCACAACTAATTGCTGAATTAGATATCGCTTTTCATGGGTTAAGTGAGCTTGACCTTAATACGCAGTTTGACACAGGTACCTTACACAACACGCCTGAACAATTAGCACTGAAAGATATTCTGCCAATACTCAAAGAAACCTATTGCAACAGTATTGGTGTTGAATACATGCACATTAGCGACACTGAAATGCGCTCTTGGGTAAGACGCCGTATGGAAGGCCCACGCGCTCGCCTAAACCTTGAGGCCGATCAGAAAAAATGGCTACTAAAGCTACTGACCGCCGCTGAAGGCATTGAAAACCACCTGCACAGAACCTATGTTGGGCAAAAACGTTTCTCACTAGAAGGTGGGGAAAGCTTAATTCCGATGCTTGACGAAATGCTTCAACGACTAGGTGAGCATGGCGTCAAAGAAACCGTTATAGGCATGGCTCACCGTGGCCGGTTGAATGTTCTCGTCAATATTTTCGGTAAAAAGCCATCCATTCTTTTTGAAGAGTTTGAAGGCAAGCGTTCTGCCTCTCCAGCCAAAGACGGCTCTGGCGACGTAAAGTATCACATGGGCTTCTCCTCGGACATTAATACGCCAGGAGGGGAAATGCACCTTGCCTTGGCTTTCAACCCTTCTCATCTAGAAATTATCAACCCAGTTATTGAAGGCTCAGTACGTGCAAGACAAGATCGACGCGGTGAAACAGGCGAAGATGAAGTTGTTGCTATTCAAATACATGGTGATTCGGCTTTTTCTGGTCAAGGCGTGATCATGGAAACGTTGCAAATGTCTCGTACCCGTGCCTATGGCACAGGCGGCACGATTCACATTGTTATCAATAATCAAATCGGCTTTACCACCAGTAACCCTGCTGATACACGATCAACATTGTATGCTACCGATGTGGCTAAAATGCTGGAAACTCCTATTCTGCATGTTAATGCAGATGACCCAGAAGCCGTTTTGTTTGCAGCTCAGCTAGCCGTTGATTTCCGTCATGAGTTTAGACAAGACATTGTTTTAGACATGGTTTGTTATCGCCGACGTGGCCACAATGAAGCGGATGAACCGGCTGTGACTCAACCATTGATGTATAAAACTATTCGTGAGCTACCGACTACGCGTAAAATTTACGCCGATCGTGTTGTTAATGAAGGCTCATTATCTGCCGACGTGCCGAAAAACTTAGAGTCGGAGTATCGTTCTTCTCTAGAAAAAGGTGAAATTGTCTCACGGCCAATTTTAGAACATAAAGTTAACCCGTTTGTTGCCAAATGGAATGCCTTTTTATCAAGCAAGTGGGATGACCCGTGCGACACCACGGTACCTGCCAAAGAGTTTCATGAGATCTCCGACCTCATGCTTACCTTACCGCCGGAATTTTCACTTCAAAACCGAGTGGAAAAAGTACTAGAAAGCAGAAAAAAAATGTCTGTTGGCGCCTTACCTATCGACTGGGGTTATGCTGAAAACATGGCCTATGGAACATTACTAAGTAAAGGTAGAAATATTAGAATGACGGGGCAGGACGTAGGCCGCGGAACATTTTTCCACCGCCATGCCGTTTTGCATAATACGCAAAATGGTGAGACCTATACCTCGCTAAGACATATGTTTCTAGAACAAGGTAGATTCTCTCTCTATGATTCTTTTCTATCTGAAGAAGCGGTTCTAGGTTTCGAGTATGGCTACTCCACAACAGAACCCGATGATCTAGTTATATGGGAAGCACAATTTGGTGATTTCGCCAATGGTGCACAAGTGCTGATGGATCAATTTATAAGCTCAGGTGAAACAAAATGGGGGCGCATCTGTGGTCTTGTTATGTTATTACCTCATGGTTACGAGGGCCAGGGCCCTGAACATTCATCAGCCCGCTTAGAGCGTTACCTACAATTATGCGCCGAACATAATATGCAAGTTTGTGTTCCATCGACACCAGCACAGATCTTTCATTTATTACGCCGCCAAACATTGAGTTACTTCCGTAAACCACTGATTATAATGAGCCCTAAGAGCTTACTGCGACACAAACTAGCAACATCTACCTTAGAAGAGCTCACTGAAGGCAAGTTTCACCCACTGATTCAAGAAGTGGATGATATTGATCCTAATAAAGTCACAAGACTGATCGTCTGCTCTGGAAAAGTCTATTATGATTTACTCGAACAGCGCAGAAGCGATGGCCTTGAAAACGTTGCTATTTTCAGAGCCGAACAGCTTTACCCATTCCCTATCGATGAGCTACATGAGTCTTTTGAGCAATACCCTCAATTAAAACAACTCGTTTGGTGTCAAGAAGAGCCCAAAAATCAAGGTGCCTGGTACCAAATTAGACATCGGTTTTTTGATTTACTCAGCGAGAAGCTAGAACTTAAATATGCAGGTCGGCCTATGTCAGCATCACCAGCCGTTGGTCAATTTAGCCTACATGTTGAACAGCAACAAAAATTAATCCATACAGCACTTTATTAA
- the odhB gene encoding 2-oxoglutarate dehydrogenase complex dihydrolipoyllysine-residue succinyltransferase produces MSIEVVVPSLPESVADATLVTWHKQAGDTVLKDENLVDLETDKVVLEVPALSDGVLAEIIEPEGSTVLSGQLLARIEAGSAKPETPSPKATPAKSEPATTTLPAEKNSGSTEALSPAVRKLVAEHGLDPQQIAASGKGGRITKTDVLNHIKQQSSNGVTTASATMSNSAPSKAAKATPMPTLPTSERAEQRVPMTRLRAKIAERLIQAQQNTAMLTTFNEVNMQPIMDIRSKYKDQFSKVHDTKLGFMSFFVKAAVESLKLFPSVNASVDEQDIIYHGYYDIGIAVSSPRGLVVPVLRDADLKNFAAIESGIAEFGIKARDGKLGIDDLTGGTFTITNGGVFGSMMSTPILNPPQSAILGMHAINQRVMVENGEMVIRPMMYLALSYDHRIIDGKEAVSFLVTIKDFLEDPARLLLNV; encoded by the coding sequence ATGAGCATTGAAGTCGTAGTACCTAGCCTTCCAGAATCCGTTGCCGATGCCACTTTAGTAACTTGGCATAAACAAGCCGGTGACACCGTTTTAAAAGATGAAAATCTAGTTGACCTCGAAACAGATAAAGTAGTTTTAGAAGTCCCTGCACTGTCAGATGGCGTGTTAGCAGAAATCATTGAGCCAGAAGGTTCTACTGTATTAAGCGGCCAATTGCTGGCTCGCATAGAAGCTGGTAGCGCCAAACCAGAAACCCCAAGCCCAAAAGCAACACCGGCAAAATCAGAACCAGCAACAACGACTTTACCTGCTGAAAAAAATTCAGGTTCAACTGAAGCACTTAGTCCTGCTGTTAGAAAACTCGTTGCTGAGCATGGATTAGACCCCCAACAAATTGCAGCCTCAGGTAAAGGCGGCAGAATCACCAAAACCGATGTGCTAAACCATATCAAGCAACAGTCTAGTAATGGCGTCACAACAGCTTCAGCAACCATGAGCAATTCGGCACCGAGCAAAGCGGCTAAGGCAACACCAATGCCAACCTTACCAACAAGTGAGCGTGCAGAACAACGCGTGCCGATGACACGCCTTCGAGCAAAAATTGCAGAGCGCTTAATTCAAGCTCAGCAAAACACGGCTATGTTAACAACGTTTAACGAAGTAAACATGCAGCCTATTATGGACATTCGCAGTAAATATAAAGATCAATTCTCGAAAGTTCATGATACAAAATTAGGCTTTATGTCATTTTTTGTTAAAGCAGCCGTTGAGTCACTTAAGCTTTTCCCATCAGTCAACGCCTCTGTTGATGAACAAGATATTATTTACCATGGTTATTATGATATCGGCATTGCCGTTTCATCACCTCGCGGCTTAGTAGTGCCGGTACTGAGAGATGCAGACCTGAAAAATTTTGCCGCCATTGAAAGCGGTATTGCTGAATTTGGTATCAAAGCCCGTGATGGAAAATTAGGCATCGATGATCTAACCGGCGGTACATTTACAATCACTAATGGTGGTGTATTTGGATCAATGATGTCGACTCCTATTTTGAACCCACCACAAAGTGCTATTTTGGGTATGCATGCCATTAACCAACGAGTGATGGTAGAAAACGGTGAAATGGTTATACGTCCTATGATGTATCTAGCCTTATCTTATGATCATCGAATTATAGATGGTAAAGAAGCAGTGTCCTTTTTAGTCACTATAAAAGACTTCTTAGAAGACCCCGCAAGATTACTGTTAAACGTTTAA
- the lpdA gene encoding dihydrolipoyl dehydrogenase, with product MSLDNKFDVVVIGGGPGGYVAAIRCAQLGLKTACVDEFTDKNNKASLGGTCLNVGCIPSKALLESSHHYEQLNHGLDEHGIKVTGLKIDVPTMIKNKDDIVSRLTGGISGLFKANKVTSFHGRGKLLAGKQVEITSNTDDVSVISADSIILATGSRPIDIPSAPVDNINIVDSTGALNFDKTPKKLGVIGAGVIGLELGSVWNRLGSDVVLLEAQDEFLPAVDTKIAAEAKRQFKKQGLDIKMGARVTKATTKAKKVTVNYEDASGEHTIELDKLIVSVGRRPNTDNLFAPESPIELDERGFIEVDEIWQTSQPCVYAIGDLIRGPMLAHKASEEGVAVAEVIYGEEPEINYDVIPNVIYTGPEIAWVGQTEQHLKSAGIKVKIGTFPFAASGRAQALGDTTGMVKIISDEETDQILGVHIIGAQASELIAEAVLALEYSASTEDLALTIHAHPTLSEALHEAALAVDKRALHIPNR from the coding sequence ATGAGTTTAGATAATAAATTTGACGTTGTTGTCATCGGCGGTGGACCGGGTGGTTATGTCGCCGCAATTCGTTGCGCTCAACTTGGCCTAAAAACAGCCTGCGTTGATGAGTTTACTGATAAAAACAATAAAGCATCCCTTGGTGGCACCTGCCTAAATGTCGGTTGCATACCGTCTAAAGCTCTACTTGAGTCCTCACATCATTATGAACAGTTAAACCACGGCTTAGATGAGCATGGTATCAAAGTAACTGGGCTGAAGATTGACGTGCCCACAATGATCAAAAACAAAGACGATATCGTAAGTCGTCTTACCGGTGGCATCAGTGGTCTCTTTAAGGCTAATAAAGTCACCAGCTTTCATGGTCGCGGAAAATTACTGGCTGGGAAGCAAGTCGAAATCACTAGCAACACTGATGATGTTTCTGTTATTTCAGCAGACAGCATTATCTTAGCAACCGGCTCACGCCCTATCGATATCCCCTCTGCCCCTGTCGACAACATAAATATTGTCGACTCCACTGGCGCACTGAATTTTGATAAAACACCTAAAAAATTAGGCGTAATTGGGGCCGGTGTCATTGGCCTGGAATTAGGCAGCGTATGGAACCGCTTAGGGTCGGATGTTGTGTTACTTGAAGCCCAAGATGAGTTTTTACCGGCAGTAGATACAAAAATAGCAGCAGAAGCCAAACGGCAATTTAAGAAACAAGGACTTGATATCAAAATGGGTGCTCGCGTTACCAAGGCGACCACAAAAGCTAAAAAAGTAACTGTCAATTATGAAGATGCTTCAGGCGAACATACCATAGAACTGGACAAATTGATCGTATCGGTTGGTCGCAGGCCCAACACAGATAATTTATTTGCTCCAGAGTCTCCAATTGAACTTGATGAACGCGGTTTTATTGAAGTTGATGAGATCTGGCAAACAAGTCAACCTTGTGTTTATGCGATTGGTGATTTGATTCGTGGGCCGATGCTTGCTCATAAAGCTTCTGAAGAAGGCGTTGCCGTCGCTGAAGTCATTTACGGTGAAGAACCTGAAATAAACTACGATGTTATTCCAAATGTTATCTACACTGGTCCTGAAATTGCGTGGGTTGGGCAAACCGAACAACACCTTAAATCTGCAGGTATAAAAGTAAAAATAGGCACGTTCCCTTTTGCAGCGAGTGGTCGTGCTCAAGCCCTAGGCGATACCACGGGTATGGTCAAAATCATCTCTGATGAAGAAACAGATCAAATTCTAGGTGTGCACATTATCGGCGCACAAGCTTCTGAGCTTATCGCTGAAGCAGTATTGGCGCTAGAGTACTCTGCTAGCACTGAAGATCTCGCATTAACCATTCATGCCCATCCAACACTTTCTGAGGCTCTGCATGAAGCTGCCCTCGCTGTTGATAAGAGAGCATTGCATATCCCTAACCGTTAA
- a CDS encoding thiamine pyrophosphate-binding protein, with product MSLTLTQAVPQNEIATCELLLDYLEKIGVEYVFGIPGGAIEPLYNALAKSEKRGGIKAITARHETGAVFMADAYARNTGKLGVCCSTTGPGATNMITGVASSFENNTPLLVITPQASQDKVGKKALQESGDTGVNIPGMFQFFTKYNSYVTHVGQFEHKLVSAIMSAFSMPGGPTHLNIPTDVLKSHIPPKQHPVNINNLLSRPYLKDEKAIQALISELRHSKKTIFVIGAGAKGCSRLITDCINDLGIEFVATPDGKSFINPYHPSYKGVIGFAGHKSASKALQSDAVDSIVLIGSSLGEFNSNAWDQLSLLNNKLIHIDNNEDNLTRSSMAKLQVGGHIPTILEAILENNRTQIKNKEKISTKSVIDKTQLFADICIDNQKKLHFELDDSTKTKDRSSPLKPQFLMAQLTQLFPPNTRYLADNGNNMAWAVHYLNPYDRRFSGRRSSQRDQKDRRAFSAGLLQINTEFCSMGWSVGSAIGTALAHPNDPVLCIVGDGSFLMSGNEITVALQEKLNIIFLVMNDQHLGMVKHGQRLNKSADIANTLPNISYALMASAMGIMSHTIETADDLLQLDTNKICERKGPTLLDVRIDAEEVPPIATRLKGMK from the coding sequence ATGAGTTTAACCCTAACACAAGCAGTCCCGCAAAATGAAATCGCCACATGCGAGCTTCTCCTCGATTATTTAGAAAAAATTGGTGTTGAATATGTTTTCGGCATTCCAGGTGGTGCTATCGAACCACTCTACAATGCCTTAGCTAAAAGTGAGAAACGTGGCGGCATAAAAGCTATCACCGCTAGACATGAAACAGGGGCTGTTTTTATGGCCGACGCCTATGCAAGAAATACCGGGAAACTAGGTGTCTGCTGCTCCACTACCGGCCCAGGTGCAACAAATATGATCACCGGTGTTGCTTCCTCATTTGAAAATAACACCCCGTTACTTGTTATCACTCCTCAAGCATCTCAGGATAAAGTAGGTAAAAAGGCTCTCCAAGAATCTGGAGATACAGGGGTTAATATCCCTGGAATGTTTCAGTTTTTTACCAAATACAATAGTTATGTAACGCATGTGGGGCAATTTGAGCATAAACTTGTATCTGCTATCATGTCTGCTTTTAGTATGCCAGGAGGCCCAACACACCTGAACATTCCAACTGATGTATTAAAAAGCCATATCCCACCTAAACAACATCCAGTCAATATAAATAATTTATTAAGCCGCCCCTACTTAAAAGACGAAAAAGCTATACAAGCTCTTATAAGTGAACTTCGTCATTCAAAAAAGACTATTTTCGTAATCGGTGCAGGCGCTAAAGGTTGTAGCCGATTAATAACCGATTGCATTAATGATTTAGGTATTGAATTTGTTGCTACACCTGATGGTAAAAGTTTTATTAATCCTTACCACCCATCCTATAAAGGTGTTATTGGTTTTGCCGGACATAAGAGTGCGAGTAAAGCACTTCAATCCGATGCCGTTGACTCTATTGTCCTTATTGGTTCTTCTTTAGGTGAGTTTAACAGTAATGCATGGGACCAATTATCTTTATTGAACAACAAATTAATACATATTGATAATAACGAAGATAACCTAACAAGATCTTCTATGGCGAAGCTCCAAGTAGGCGGTCACATTCCAACTATCTTAGAAGCCATTTTAGAAAATAATAGAACGCAAATTAAAAATAAAGAAAAAATCTCAACCAAGTCCGTTATAGATAAAACTCAATTATTCGCTGATATATGTATAGATAATCAAAAAAAACTCCATTTTGAGCTTGATGACTCTACAAAAACCAAAGATCGGTCTAGCCCATTAAAACCACAGTTTTTAATGGCGCAGCTAACTCAACTTTTCCCACCTAATACCCGTTACTTAGCTGATAATGGCAATAATATGGCTTGGGCAGTTCATTATTTAAACCCCTATGACAGGCGCTTTAGTGGCCGCCGATCTTCACAAAGAGACCAAAAAGATAGACGAGCATTTAGCGCCGGGTTATTACAAATTAACACTGAGTTTTGTTCAATGGGTTGGTCAGTTGGAAGCGCCATCGGTACTGCACTAGCGCACCCAAATGATCCCGTTCTTTGTATTGTTGGTGACGGCAGCTTCCTCATGTCAGGTAACGAAATAACAGTCGCATTACAAGAAAAGTTAAATATTATTTTCCTTGTGATGAACGATCAACATCTTGGTATGGTTAAACATGGTCAACGATTAAATAAATCAGCCGATATAGCCAACACATTACCGAATATTAGTTATGCTTTAATGGCATCAGCCATGGGCATCATGAGTCATACCATTGAAACAGCCGATGACTTACTGCAGCTCGATACCAATAAAATTTGTGAACGTAAGGGGCCCACTCTACTCGACGTTAGAATAGATGCAGAAGAAGTTCCCCCTATTGCTACGCGCTTAAAAGGGATGAAGTAA
- a CDS encoding citryl-CoA lyase yields MEQEKINTKIWFEEEEPDNPFAAKTSYCSGYDVYGDLLGKISWPEYIFLLFKLEKPLPWHSKLLEAIAIAIANPGPRDLGVRAAMNGGVGGSTAASCLMAALAPSAGKNGGAREVYQVMRLWQQCEFELTQWKQSLSNYQDEEEIEVWPASEHTPGFDPYGASCATPVLQTLDHLTSIYSDGALSYLSANRQIFEKVADAPLGMTGVIAAAFTDLGFTDEQAEMLYLLLRLPGAAAHSLEQKKLGWRKYPFFGNGLTLTNDPGPSNSNQTSQDEL; encoded by the coding sequence ATGGAACAAGAAAAAATAAATACTAAAATTTGGTTTGAAGAAGAAGAACCTGACAACCCATTTGCCGCCAAAACATCTTACTGTTCTGGTTACGATGTTTATGGTGATTTATTGGGTAAAATCTCTTGGCCCGAATACATTTTTTTATTATTTAAGCTTGAAAAACCCTTACCCTGGCATTCTAAACTATTAGAGGCTATCGCTATTGCTATTGCCAATCCGGGCCCTCGTGATTTAGGTGTCCGTGCTGCTATGAATGGTGGTGTAGGCGGTTCAACCGCCGCTTCCTGTTTAATGGCCGCCTTAGCACCCAGTGCTGGCAAAAATGGAGGGGCAAGGGAAGTTTATCAAGTGATGCGCTTATGGCAACAGTGTGAATTTGAATTAACTCAATGGAAACAAAGTTTATCCAACTATCAAGATGAAGAAGAAATTGAAGTTTGGCCAGCTAGTGAACACACCCCTGGCTTTGACCCGTATGGGGCAAGTTGTGCCACCCCCGTTTTACAAACATTGGATCACTTAACGTCCATATACTCTGACGGAGCTCTCAGCTATTTATCAGCTAATCGACAGATATTTGAAAAAGTTGCTGATGCGCCATTAGGCATGACTGGTGTCATAGCCGCAGCCTTCACCGACTTAGGTTTTACGGATGAACAAGCAGAAATGCTATACCTTTTACTTCGCCTTCCGGGCGCTGCAGCACACTCACTTGAACAAAAAAAGCTTGGCTGGCGTAAATACCCATTTTTTGGAAATGGCTTAACCCTCACCAACGACCCTGGCCCATCAAACTCTAACCAAACATCCCAAGACGAACTATGA